In Osmia bicornis bicornis chromosome 10, iOsmBic2.1, whole genome shotgun sequence, one genomic interval encodes:
- the LOC114871283 gene encoding aurora kinase C-like — protein sequence MLKNNKATLQTRVTDQMENNLKQLKITNPVLTENISKNIQTVGAVKDQCNTYIANCKQNKGNSEKISTELIVPASLKTIESIKNKIDDKSDKENVNTKKTDTDKNEEQNSGMNKNQSSKKWVLTDFDIGRALGKGKFGNVYLAREKKSKFIIAMKVLFKAQIEKADVEHQVRREIEIQTHLRHPNILKMYGYFHDDKRVYLILEYAPNGELFKELNAQPNKRFDEVRTATYVSQLADALKYCHSKKVIHRDIKPENLLLGMKGELKMADFGWSVHAPSSRRNTLCGTLDYLPPEMVAGKTHDHTVDLWGLGVLCYECLVGTPPFLAKTYEQTYMKIKKAKYKFPDFVSDGAKNLISQLLVVDPDQRLPLENVLNHPWIVKNRTTQPYIQ from the exons ATGCTAAAGAACAATAAAGCTACTCTTCAAACACGAGTAACCGATCAAATGGAAAATAATCTTAAACAGTTAAAAATAACTAATCCTGTATTAACTGAaaatatatcaaaaaatatacaaaCTGTTGGTGCTGTAAAAGATCAGTGTAATACTTACATTGCAAATTGTAAGCAAAACAAAGGAAACAGTGAAAAGATATCTACAGAATTAATAGTGCCTGCATCTCTTAAAACAATAGAATCtataaaaaataagattgaCGATAAAAGtgataaagaaaatgtaaatacCAAGAAGACAGACACTGACAAAAATGAAGAACAAAATAGTGGGATGAACAAAAATCAAAGTAGTAAAAAATGGGTATTAACTGATTTTGACATTGGACGTGCCTTaggaaaaggaaaatttggaaatgtttatttagctagggaaaagaaatcaaaattcaTTATTGCTATGAAAGTATTATTTAAAGCACAAATAGAGAAAGCTGATGTGGAACATCAAGTTAgaagagaaattgaaattcaaactCACTTAag gcatccaaatattttaaagatgTATGGGTATTTTCATGACGACAAGAgggtatatttaattttggaGTATGCCCCGAATGGAGAATTATTTAAGGAATTAAATGCCCAACCAAACAAACGCTTTGATGAAGTCAGAACAGCAACATATGTATCTCAATTAGCAGATGCTTTAAAATATTGTCACAGTAAAAAAGTGATACATCGTGATATTAAGCCTGAAAATTTATTACTTGGGATGAAGGGAGAATTAAAAATGGCAGACTTTGGGTGGTCTGTCCATGCTCCCTCTTCTAGAAGAAATACTCTGTGTGGCACTTTAGACTATTTGCCACCAGAAATGGTAGCTGGAAAAACACATGATCACACTGTAGATTTATGGGGACTTGGTGTTCTATGTTATGAATGTCTAGTTGGTACTCCACCATTCTTAGCTAAAACTTACGAACAGACATATATGAAAATTAAGAAAGCTAAATACAAGTTTCCTGACTTTGTTAGCGATGGtgctaaaaatttaatatctcAG tTACTGGTAGTTGATCCAGATCAAAGATTACCTTTAGAGAACGTTTTAAATCATCCTtggattgtgaaaaatcgaacaaCACAACCATATATTCAATGA
- the LOC114871280 gene encoding nuclear valosin-containing protein-like, protein MQKVGKLNSSIDIIPLQELSEDHKSKNMNNKHKVDSSHKYLRDQLLISRVQTYMHENENKVYIDVNEMADALQRKYRDYRIKKRGPFRALVRKAYDELTEMFAKKYCARDWPAYDDDEEEEEVDVESDPQNTMLDGMLLKMYKKSQNKQNGNSSDKELIDISSDDDVNKVEANSNKTNEPDVAEKNLQQKAGPSSCTKKPEPIKEQHPKAPIKETQHDKDTGRGSRTTTGTATTVTELSTRKRQRDRDSDNTHFTFSKKAKGIPISEPKVTFTDIGGNDKVLNTVCKLLAHMKHPEIFKQLGISPPRGFLLHGPPGCGKTLLAYAIAGELGIPLLKVAAPELVAGVSGESEARIRELFEQALAIAPCVIFLDEIDAVAPHRATAQREMERRIVAQLLSCLDELSLKENGIRVLVLGATNRPDSLDPALRRAGRFDHEVCLGIPDREARAKILAVHTEKVALAPNVSLSTIASLTPGFVGADLVALIREAAMAAVDRILEDLNRSATDNKSSETAEVNNDTDKESQNFENSGNLVEEATIEPPTSDQTDVPKLDKTNNSDNLQTTEMDVIQENSKSPDLTGLLTWLRNDPPLPSERLSSLCIEHSDFETALRIIQPSAKREGFATVPDVTWDDVGSLRDIREELQMTILAPVRHSEHFTALGLTTPTGVLLCGPPGCGKTLLAKAIANEAGINFISVKGPELLNMYVGESEKAVRQCFMRARNSAPCVIFFDELDALCPRRSEGDNSATSRVVNQMLTEMDGVEGRQGVFLMAASNRPDIIDAAVLRPGRLDKILYVDLPTSADRVDILRALTKNATKPKLAVDVNLEEIGYNSKCDGYTGADLAALIREAGIEALRDLMDMHYSGQPEISMRHILSAFDKIRPSVQEKDIKHYEKLKKLYSIKKKLDDTPMETPVDTPIVDVVMEPMET, encoded by the exons tacatgcatgaaaatgaaaataaagtcTATATTGATGTTAATGAAATGGCAGATGCTTTACAAAGAAAATACCGTGATTATCGTATTAAAAAAAGAGGTCCCTTTAGGGCACTAGTACGCAAAGCGTACGATGAACTTACAGAAATGTTTGCAAAGAAGTATTGCGCCCGGGATTGGCCTGCTTatgatgatgatgaagaagaggaggaagttGATGTCGAG TCAGATCCTCAAAATACTATGTTGGATGGCAtgctattaaaaatgtataaaaagtCTCAAAATAAACAAAATGGAAATTCTAGCGATAAAGAACTTATAGACATTAGTAGCGACGATGATGTGAACAAAGTAGAAGCAAATtctaataaaacaaatgaacCTGACGTTGCGGAAAAGAATCTGCAACAAAAAGCTGGCCCATCTTCATGTACAAAAAAACCTGAACCAATTAAGGAACAACATCCAAAAGCA CCCATAAAAGAAACACAACATGATAAAGATACAGGAAGAGGATCAAGAACAACAACAGGAACAGCGACAACAGTTACAGAACTTTCTACTAGAAAACGACAACGTGATAGAGATAGTGATAATACTCACTTTACATTCTCAAAGAAAGCTAAAGGAATACCCATATCTGAGCCAAAAGTCACATTTACAGACATAGGAGGAAATGATAAAGTTTTAAATACTGTATGTAAATTACTTGCGCATATGAAACATCCGGAAATCTTTAAACAACTTGGGATATCACCACCTAGAGGATTTTTACTGCACGGTCCACCTGGTTGTGGAAAAACTTTATTAGCATATGCTATTGCAGGA GAATTAGGAATACCTTTATTAAAAGTAGCAGCACCTGAATTAGTGGCTGGAGTATCAGGGGAAAGTGAAGCAAGAATTCGGGAGCTATTTGAACAAGCACTTGCAATTGCACCTTGTGTCATTTTCTTAGATGAAATTGATGCTGTAGCACCGCATAGGGCTACAGCTCAAAGAGAAATGGAAAGAAGAATCGTAGCGCAATTACTATCATGTTTGGATG aATTGAGTTTGAAGGAGAATGGTATTAGAGTACTAGTACTTGGGGCAACAAATCGACCTGATTCGCTAGATCCAGCATTGAGAAGAGCTGGTCGTTTTGATCACGAAGTATGTCTCGGAATACCTGATAGAGAAGCTAGAGCAAAAATTTTAGCCGTACATACAGAAAAAGTAGCACTTGCCCCTAATGTTAGTTTATCTACAATTGCTTCACTTACACCAGGTTTCGTTGGTGCCGATTTAGTTGCGTTAATTAGAGAAGCAGCTATGGCAGCTGTAGATAG AATACTTGAAGACTTAAATAGGTCCGCGACAGATAATAAATCATCAGAAACAGCGGAagttaataacgatactgatAAAGAATCAcaaaattttgagaattctGGTAATCTAGTTGAAGAGGCAACTATTGAACCACCTACCTCAGATCAAACTGATGTTCCTAAATTAGACAAGACAAATAATTCAGATAATCTACAAACGACAGAGATGGATGTAATACAAGAAAATTCCAAATCTCCTGATTTAACAGGGTTACTTACTTGGTTACGTAATGATCCACCACTTCCTTCAGAACGACTTTCAAGTTTATGTATTGAACATAGTGATTTTGAAACTGCACTTCGTATTATACAGCCATCGGCCAAGAGAGAAGGTTTCGCTACAGTACCAGATGTTACGTGGGACGATGTTGGTTCTTTAAGAGATATTAGAGAGGAATTACAAATGACTATactt GCCCCAGTTCGACATTCTGAACATTTTACAGCCTTAGGATTAACAACACCTACTGGAGTATTATTATGTGGTCCACCTGGTTGTGGAAAAACATTGTTAGCTAAAGCTATTGCAAATGAAGCgggtattaattttatttctgttaaaGGACCAGAACTTTTAAATATG TATGTCGGCGAAAGTGAAAAAGCAGTCCGACAGTGTTTTATGAGAGCAAGAAATTCTGCGCCATGTGTTATATTTTTTGACGAATTAGACGCGTTATGTCCTAGGCGATCAGAAGGCGATAATTCTGCAACTTCGCGGGTTGTCAATCAAATGCTTACTGAAATGGATGGAGTTGAAGGACGACAGGGGGTATTTTTGATGGCTGCAAGTAATCGACCTGACATTATAGATGCAGCAGTATTAAGACCAGGAAGACtggataaaattttatacgtTGATTTGCCTACATCGGCGGATCGTGTTGATATTCTAAGAGCATTAACAAAG AATGCAACTAAACCAAAATTGGCTGTAGACGTAAATCTTGAAGAAATAGGATACAACAGTAAATGTGATGGTTATACTGGAGCGGATTTGGCAGCATTAATAAGAGAAGCTGGAATAGAAGCATTAAGAGACTTAATGGATATGCATTATTCCGGACAACCAGAAATTTCTATGCGGCATATATTGAGCGCTTTCGATAAAATTAGGCCATCCGTTCAGGAAAAG GATATTAAACATTacgagaaattaaagaaactgtattcgataaaaaaaaaattggatgATACACCGATGGAAACTCCAGTTGATACACCTATAGTGGATGTTGTTATGGAACCCATGGAaacgtga